The following are encoded together in the Weissella soli genome:
- a CDS encoding hydroxymethylglutaryl-CoA synthase, with amino-acid sequence MVPVGIDKISFFAPHLYTDMTELARARNEEPGKYLVGIGQTEQAVVPPTQDVVTMAANAADQMLTAADRQAIDTIIFATESGIDNSKSGAVYLQRLLGLNEWTRTIEMKQACYAGTYGLMQARDYVALHPGSKVLVVASDIARYGLHTPGEVTQGAGAVAMLVTENPRIVTLERDNQFKSADIMDFWRPVYATEALVDGHFSADVYRDFFKTLWERYKAVTGRTIHDFKGFAFHLPYTKQGLKALRDILPEASETQQAALLAEFEASRVYNKRIGNLYTGSVYLSLLSLLSNSTTLQAGDRLGIFSYGSGAEGEFYSAIVQPDFKQGLVSGQLETLFAKRQQLSIPAYEQLFNEQLSGAEDRVLDISQDPAKFVLAGLQRQQRQYVAH; translated from the coding sequence ATGGTACCAGTTGGGATCGATAAAATAAGTTTTTTTGCGCCACATCTCTATACGGATATGACGGAATTAGCCCGTGCGCGTAATGAAGAACCGGGTAAATATTTGGTGGGTATCGGACAGACTGAGCAAGCTGTCGTACCGCCAACCCAAGATGTGGTGACCATGGCAGCGAATGCGGCTGATCAAATGTTGACAGCGGCCGATCGCCAAGCAATCGACACGATTATCTTTGCGACTGAATCCGGTATTGATAACTCAAAGTCTGGGGCTGTCTATTTACAACGGTTGTTGGGATTGAATGAGTGGACGCGCACGATTGAAATGAAACAGGCCTGCTACGCGGGAACATATGGGTTGATGCAAGCTCGTGACTATGTCGCTTTGCATCCTGGGTCTAAGGTGCTGGTCGTGGCATCAGACATTGCCCGCTATGGCTTGCACACACCTGGTGAGGTGACCCAAGGTGCTGGGGCCGTGGCCATGTTAGTGACCGAGAATCCACGTATTGTGACCCTGGAACGTGATAATCAATTCAAATCAGCGGATATCATGGATTTTTGGCGTCCCGTTTATGCTACTGAGGCGTTGGTTGATGGTCATTTTTCAGCAGATGTGTACCGTGATTTCTTTAAGACGCTCTGGGAGCGCTATAAAGCGGTCACCGGCCGGACAATTCATGACTTCAAGGGCTTTGCGTTCCATTTACCTTATACAAAACAAGGATTAAAGGCATTGCGTGATATTTTGCCCGAAGCTAGTGAAACGCAACAAGCGGCCTTGTTGGCTGAGTTTGAAGCAAGTCGGGTATACAACAAACGCATTGGTAACTTATACACGGGGTCCGTTTATTTAAGTTTGTTATCTTTGTTAAGTAATTCGACTACTTTGCAAGCTGGTGATCGTTTAGGAATTTTCTCATACGGATCAGGAGCTGAGGGTGAGTTTTATTCAGCCATTGTCCAACCTGATTTTAAGCAAGGGTTGGTTAGCGGTCAGCTTGAGACGTTGTTTGCCAAGCGCCAACAATTGAGCATCCCAGCCTACGAACAGCTCTTTAACGAACAGTTAAGTGGTGCTGAGGATCGCGTGTTAGATATTTCACAGGACCCTGCCAAATTTGTTTTAGCCGGATTACAACGTCAACAACGTCAATATGTCGCACATTAA
- a CDS encoding glutaredoxin domain-containing protein: protein MAAIITPGTGSHVTVYHKNGCVQCMMTMKQFDQMGVTYDEINIDNEPEYAEMLKQEGYMQAPVIKIDNGATDAWTGFRLDKIRGLA, encoded by the coding sequence ATGGCAGCAATTATTACCCCAGGAACGGGCTCACACGTGACGGTTTACCACAAGAACGGTTGTGTTCAGTGCATGATGACGATGAAGCAATTCGACCAAATGGGTGTGACTTACGATGAAATTAACATCGATAACGAACCAGAATATGCCGAAATGTTGAAGCAAGAAGGCTACATGCAAGCGCCAGTGATCAAGATTGATAATGGTGCGACTGATGCCTGGACTGGTTTTCGTTTGGACAAAATCCGTGGTTTAGCATAA
- a CDS encoding peptide chain release factor 3 codes for MASLEEQINTRRTFAIISHPDAGKTTITEQMLLLGGVVREAGTVKGRQGNFAKSDWMEIEQKRGISVTSSVLQFDFDGKRINILDTPGHEDFSEDTYRTLMAVDSVIMVVDSAKGIEPQTKKLFEIVKERHIPIFTFFNKLDRDGREAIDLVDELESVLGIQAYPMNWPIGSGQILAGLYDLYHNNVEVYRPASATERFLALGADGDLAEPNPLQANGLWQETLEEVELLKDAGNQFDEEAIMNGKLTPVFFGSALAGFGIETFLQTYLTYAPAPQAKKTVEKTEIAPTNADFSGFIFKIQANMNPNHRDRIAFVRVVSGEFERGMDVTLARTGKKVRLSNVTQFMADTRENVQNAVPGDIIGLYDTGNFQIGDTIFAGKKKIEFEELPTFTPELFMRVHAKNVLKQKSFHKGVEQLVQEGTIQMYTAWDSGDYILGAVGQLQFEVFQFRMENEYNTDVVLEPMGSKIARWIVPEQLDPKMASSRNLLVRDRAGQPVFLFENMFAERWFADKYPDVKLEAKL; via the coding sequence ATGGCAAGTTTAGAAGAACAAATTAATACCCGCCGAACATTTGCCATTATTTCCCACCCGGACGCTGGTAAGACGACTATTACTGAGCAAATGTTATTGCTTGGTGGCGTGGTGCGAGAAGCTGGCACGGTTAAGGGACGGCAAGGTAACTTTGCCAAGTCAGACTGGATGGAGATTGAGCAAAAGCGTGGTATCTCAGTGACGTCATCAGTTCTGCAATTTGATTTTGATGGTAAGCGGATCAATATTTTGGATACACCTGGGCACGAGGATTTCTCTGAAGACACCTACCGGACGTTGATGGCGGTCGATTCAGTCATCATGGTGGTGGATTCGGCTAAAGGTATTGAGCCCCAAACAAAAAAGTTATTTGAAATTGTTAAAGAGCGCCACATCCCCATCTTCACCTTTTTCAACAAGTTGGACCGTGATGGTCGGGAAGCCATTGACTTGGTTGACGAGTTGGAATCAGTCTTGGGTATTCAAGCTTACCCAATGAATTGGCCCATTGGTTCCGGACAAATCTTGGCGGGGTTGTATGATTTGTATCACAACAACGTCGAAGTCTATCGGCCCGCATCGGCCACAGAGCGCTTCTTGGCATTGGGTGCCGATGGTGATTTGGCTGAACCCAATCCATTGCAAGCAAATGGTTTGTGGCAGGAAACCTTGGAAGAAGTGGAGTTGCTAAAAGACGCTGGTAATCAATTCGATGAAGAAGCCATCATGAATGGTAAATTGACCCCAGTCTTCTTTGGTTCGGCCTTAGCTGGGTTTGGTATCGAAACATTCCTACAGACCTATTTGACCTATGCACCAGCCCCACAAGCGAAGAAAACAGTTGAAAAGACGGAAATTGCGCCCACCAATGCTGACTTTTCTGGCTTTATTTTCAAGATTCAAGCTAATATGAACCCAAATCATCGTGATCGGATTGCCTTTGTCCGTGTGGTTTCTGGTGAATTTGAACGTGGTATGGACGTTACCTTGGCCCGTACTGGTAAAAAGGTCCGCCTATCAAATGTGACCCAATTCATGGCGGATACTCGTGAAAATGTTCAAAATGCTGTACCGGGTGATATTATTGGCTTGTATGACACCGGTAATTTCCAAATTGGTGATACGATTTTTGCTGGTAAAAAGAAGATCGAATTTGAAGAGTTACCAACCTTTACCCCGGAACTATTCATGCGGGTGCACGCTAAAAATGTGCTAAAGCAAAAGTCATTCCACAAAGGTGTCGAGCAGTTAGTCCAAGAAGGTACGATTCAAATGTATACTGCCTGGGATTCTGGCGATTATATTTTGGGTGCCGTGGGGCAATTGCAATTTGAAGTTTTCCAGTTCCGGATGGAGAATGAATATAATACCGACGTCGTCCTTGAGCCGATGGGTTCAAAAATCGCACGTTGGATTGTACCAGAACAATTGGATCCAAAGATGGCCTCATCACGTAATTTGTTAGTCCGAGATCGTGCTGGGCAACCAGTATTCTTGTTTGAAAATATGTTCGCTGAACGCTGGTTCGCTGACAAGTATCCTGATGTGAAATTGGAGGCCAAGCTATGA
- the nrdD gene encoding anaerobic ribonucleoside-triphosphate reductase — protein sequence MMLIEKKSGELVPFRRYKVQLILEQLGVVGRDQQQILTAVENITSSAQITTREIDAVVYAQLQELAPKAAERYATIQKLEGEVWRQALNLENKLSAFSTQDAAVLHENANKDSRVFNTQRDMTAGMVGKSAGLRLLPETVAKAHIRGDLHWHDLDYTPLSPMTNCCLVDFDYMLAHGYQLGNAQVESPKSIQTATAQMAQIIANVASSQYGGTSANRVDQVLAPYAAMNYQKHLVDANQWVPAEQRVQYAQKQTRKDIYDAMQGLEYEINTLSSAQGQTPFVTLGFGLGTSWLEREIQIAILKIRIKGIGPDHRTAIFPKLVYTLKRGLNMQPTEPNYDIKRLAIECSAKRMYPDVLNYDKIVEITGSFKAPMGCRSFLQAWRDANGEEINSGRMNLGVVTVNLPRIAIQAHGNQDLFWEIFVDRLALAKKALKMKLARTKEAMPENAPVLYQNGAFGHKLQDTDAVDQLFAKGRATISLGYIGLYEVGTLFYGPNWEHNATAHAFTVEIVRRMHAACQAWEAEDGYHYSLYSTPAESLTDKFCRLDKARYGVIPDVTDKDYYTNSFHYDVRKHPNPFEKILFEEAYPHYASGGFIHYCEYPNLRQNPAALEAVWDFAYDHIGYLGTNTPIDKCYECGFEGDFKPTARGFRCPECGNHNPKTCDVVKRTCGYLGNPQQRPMIHGRHAEIAARQKNMTTQEVQDGYEINLWDTES from the coding sequence ATGATGTTGATAGAGAAGAAGTCTGGTGAATTGGTGCCGTTTCGGCGTTACAAGGTGCAGTTAATCTTGGAGCAATTAGGTGTCGTTGGGAGAGATCAACAACAAATCTTAACGGCAGTTGAAAACATCACAAGTTCAGCGCAAATCACGACCCGCGAGATCGATGCTGTGGTTTACGCGCAGTTGCAAGAGTTGGCACCAAAAGCTGCTGAACGGTATGCAACGATTCAAAAATTAGAGGGTGAGGTCTGGCGCCAAGCGCTTAACCTCGAGAACAAGTTATCCGCCTTTTCAACTCAAGACGCGGCGGTGCTGCATGAAAATGCGAATAAAGATTCACGGGTGTTTAATACCCAACGTGATATGACAGCGGGGATGGTTGGTAAATCAGCGGGGTTACGCTTGCTACCGGAAACAGTTGCCAAAGCCCACATTCGGGGTGATTTGCATTGGCACGACCTGGATTATACGCCGTTGTCACCAATGACCAATTGTTGTTTGGTCGATTTTGATTATATGTTGGCGCATGGCTATCAACTAGGGAATGCCCAGGTTGAATCACCAAAGTCAATCCAAACGGCAACCGCGCAAATGGCGCAGATTATTGCTAACGTCGCTTCTTCCCAATATGGTGGGACATCCGCTAATCGTGTCGATCAGGTTTTAGCACCATATGCCGCCATGAATTATCAAAAGCATTTAGTGGATGCTAACCAGTGGGTGCCTGCTGAACAACGAGTTCAATATGCCCAGAAACAAACACGTAAAGATATTTATGATGCCATGCAGGGCTTAGAATATGAAATCAATACGTTATCGTCAGCACAAGGACAGACACCATTTGTGACTTTGGGATTCGGACTGGGTACCAGTTGGTTGGAACGTGAGATTCAAATCGCCATTTTAAAAATTCGCATTAAAGGTATCGGACCTGATCATCGGACGGCCATCTTTCCTAAGCTGGTCTACACCTTAAAGCGTGGTCTCAATATGCAACCAACTGAACCCAATTATGATATCAAACGGCTTGCGATTGAATGTTCAGCCAAACGGATGTATCCGGATGTTTTGAACTATGACAAGATCGTTGAAATCACCGGTTCGTTCAAAGCACCTATGGGTTGCCGTTCATTTCTCCAAGCGTGGCGTGATGCTAATGGCGAGGAAATCAATTCTGGGCGGATGAATTTAGGGGTGGTGACAGTGAATTTGCCCCGTATTGCCATTCAAGCCCATGGCAATCAGGATTTATTTTGGGAAATTTTTGTTGATCGCCTAGCTTTAGCTAAAAAGGCATTAAAAATGAAATTAGCGCGTACGAAAGAAGCGATGCCCGAAAACGCTCCCGTGTTATATCAAAATGGTGCCTTTGGTCATAAGCTCCAAGACACTGACGCGGTGGATCAACTATTTGCTAAGGGGCGGGCGACAATTTCACTGGGATACATTGGCCTATATGAAGTGGGCACCTTATTTTATGGTCCAAATTGGGAACATAATGCCACGGCGCATGCATTTACGGTAGAAATTGTACGTCGCATGCATGCAGCTTGCCAGGCATGGGAGGCGGAAGATGGCTATCATTATTCACTTTATTCAACACCAGCCGAGTCATTGACGGATAAGTTCTGTCGTTTAGATAAAGCCCGTTATGGCGTCATTCCAGATGTGACAGATAAAGATTATTACACTAATTCATTTCATTATGATGTGCGTAAACATCCGAATCCCTTTGAAAAAATTTTATTTGAGGAAGCCTATCCACATTATGCATCGGGTGGTTTTATTCATTATTGTGAGTATCCCAATCTGCGACAAAATCCAGCAGCATTGGAAGCTGTCTGGGATTTTGCATATGACCATATCGGTTATTTGGGGACGAATACGCCAATTGATAAATGTTATGAGTGTGGGTTTGAAGGTGATTTTAAACCAACGGCACGTGGGTTTAGATGTCCAGAATGTGGTAATCATAACCCTAAAACATGTGATGTGGTCAAGCGCACCTGTGGTTACCTGGGAAATCCGCAACAACGGCCAATGATTCATGGCCGGCATGCCGAAATTGCGGCCCGTCAAAAAAATATGACCACCCAGGAGGTGCAAGATGGTTACGAAATCAACCTCTGGGATACAGAATCCTGA
- the nrdG gene encoding anaerobic ribonucleoside-triphosphate reductase activating protein — MVTKSTSGIQNPEPQEWRSADLSLDRVADYKPFVMVDGPGVRCSLYVSGCKFLCPGCYNVVAQKFQYGEPYSAALEEQIIADLRQPYVQGLTLLGGEPFLNTGVTLRLARRVRAEFGHTKDIWTWTGYTWEELQEETADKIALLHEIDVVVDGRFVQALMDLTLRFRGSSNQRMIDVAASLMQDQIVLWQDDYVAVQDGGLSDTQDKNELSAMRHEDIGR, encoded by the coding sequence ATGGTTACGAAATCAACCTCTGGGATACAGAATCCTGAACCACAAGAGTGGCGATCAGCAGATCTATCACTAGATCGTGTCGCCGATTATAAACCCTTTGTAATGGTAGATGGCCCGGGCGTTCGCTGTTCACTATATGTATCTGGTTGTAAGTTTTTGTGTCCTGGCTGTTATAACGTGGTGGCGCAAAAATTCCAATATGGAGAACCGTATTCAGCAGCCTTGGAAGAACAAATTATCGCGGATCTGCGGCAGCCCTATGTCCAGGGGTTGACACTTTTAGGTGGTGAACCGTTTTTAAATACGGGTGTGACCCTGCGATTAGCGCGACGAGTGCGGGCTGAGTTTGGACATACGAAAGATATTTGGACATGGACTGGGTATACCTGGGAAGAATTGCAAGAAGAAACGGCCGACAAAATCGCCTTGCTGCATGAAATTGACGTCGTCGTCGATGGCCGGTTTGTGCAAGCATTAATGGATTTAACGCTACGTTTTCGTGGCTCAAGTAATCAACGCATGATTGATGTTGCAGCCTCACTGATGCAAGATCAAATAGTGTTGTGGCAGGACGATTACGTGGCTGTCCAGGATGGCGGGTTAAGTGACACGCAAGATAAAAATGAACTTAGTGCGATGCGGCATGAAGATATTGGTCGCTAA